A genomic segment from Dermacentor silvarum isolate Dsil-2018 chromosome 11, BIME_Dsil_1.4, whole genome shotgun sequence encodes:
- the LOC119432483 gene encoding uncharacterized protein LOC119432483: MEDGPPKDEQASAVRKRGPPFKNRNEPRKKNNRVSDIDRARIVDASRRGGNLKQLAATLGINVKTARSIAATDREVSLKTGGSVRKFGADVVAFVTRTVDENPTYTLKQIKRTVEEEMPGLTISTTSIDRLLDAHTYSVKLATQRPVDRNRSDVKSKRKEYAQWLQTNGPRVCRFYIDETNYNIWCSRKFGRAKKGMAALQTTTSTKGANINIIACMSANGVLHWRIVERVHWIVFNEFLADVSAQVDSEEPETEAVFIFDNAPAHNRAEQANLVSSNHCIKRLPPYSPFFNPIEEVFSKFKCQVKEYLRERRDSVLVTPQGVTQKEHRRSLLVNAAQHAMPLVQRVDCAAFDRHNFSFVEAALREEDM; this comes from the coding sequence ATGGAAGATGGGCCTCCTAAAGACGAACAGGCGAGCGCCGTGCGAAAGCGAGGTCCTCCGTTCAAGAATCGAAATGAGCCGCGAAAGAAAAACAACCGGGTGTCTGACATCGACCGAGCAAGAATCGTTGACGCCTCTAGGCGCGGCGGAAATTTGAAACAACTCGCCGCGACGCTCGGCATAAACGTAAAAACTGCAAGGTCAATTGCCGCGACAGACCGTGAAGTTTctctgaaaacggggggctccgTCAGAAAGTTTGGCGCCGATGTCGTCGCCTTCGTAACAAGAACTGTTGACGAGAATCCAACGTACACGTTGAAACAGATAAAGCGCACCGTTGAAGAAGAAATGCCTGGTCTCACAATCAGCACCACTTCTATTGACCGCCTCCTCGACGCACACACCTACTCTGTAAAGCTAGCGACCCAGAGACCGGTGGACCGCAACCGCTCCGACGTGAAGAGCAAACGAAAAGAGTATGCGCAATGGTTGCAGACGAATGGTCCTCGGGTTTGCCGCTTTTACATCGATGAAACAAATTACAATATATGGTGTTCAAGGAAATTCGGCCGCGCCAAAAAGGGCATGGCAGCGCTCCAGACGACGACTTCGACAAAAGGTGCGAACATCAACATCATCGCCTGCATGTCGGCTAACGGCGTGCTGCACTGGCGCATTGTCGAAAGGGTCCATTGGATCGTGTTCAATGAGTTTCTCGCCGACGTGTCTGCTCAGGTTGACTCAGAGGAGCCGGAAACAGAGGCCGTCTTCATTTTCGACAACGCTCCCGCTCACAACCGCGCTGAACAGGCAAATCTGGtcagctcgaaccattgcatcAAGCGGCTGCCTCCATACAGTCCTTTTTTTAATCCAATTGAAGAAGTTTTCTCCAAATTCAAATGCCAAGTTAAAGAGTACCTCAGAGAGAGGCGCGACTCAGTGCTGGTGACTCCACAAGGAGTCACACAAAAGGAGCACAGGCGCTCGTTGCTTGTGAATGCTGCACAACACGCAATGCCGCTTGTTCAGCGCGTGGATTGCGCGGCATTCGATAGgcacaatttttcttttgttgaagCTGCGCTCAGAGAGGAGGACATGTAG
- the LOC119433547 gene encoding LOW QUALITY PROTEIN: alpha-1,3/1,6-mannosyltransferase ALG2-like (The sequence of the model RefSeq protein was modified relative to this genomic sequence to represent the inferred CDS: inserted 1 base in 1 codon): protein MPDRRKGTSRGSSASAETGGHQRSSMAGGGDSAEQQVCLVHLDLGVGGAERLMVDVGLALRSKGNPVHIVTTHHDPNHCFPETLGDQFKVVVVGDWLPRSILGRFYALCSYLRMMVAALYVVWFSDIQPDVIICDQVSVCVPILRLCRNARVVFYCHFPDLMLSKPGGLLKRIYRWPINALEQWSTGFADSVLVNSHFTGRVFREVFPRLADVQLRVLYPAASLSAVERPLEGTLAELGIDKPQGALFLSLNRFEXKKNLALALRAVELASREIPVHLIMAGGYDPECRENVEHWDELASLAKQLGVQQRVSFVRSPSESAKLLLLHACRAVVYTPANEHFGIVPVEAMCMRRAVVACNSGGPTETVVHGETGLLCDPTPEAFAAALVRLARDRSLTQEMGERGRERAEELFSWQRFVREVHEVAFEDSKDKHR, encoded by the exons ATGCCAGACCGCAGGAAAGGTACCTCAAGAGGTTCAAGCGCTTCAG CCGAGACCGGCGGCCATCAGCGCTCTTCCATGGCAGGCGGCGGAGACAGTGCAGAGCAGCAGGTGTGCCTGGTGCACCTCGACCTCGGCGTCGGCGGAGCCGAGCGGCTGATGGTGGACGTGGGCCTGGCACTGCGGTCCAAAGGAAACCCCGTCCACATTGTGACCACGCACCACGACCCGAACCACTGCTTTCCCGAGACGCTCGGTGACCAGTTCAAG gtggtggtggtgggtgactggctgcCCCGGTCGATACTGGGACGTTTCTATGCTCTGTGCTCGTACTTGCGTATGATGGTGGCTGCCCTCTACGTGGTTTGGTTCAGCGACATTCAGCCCGACGTCATCATATGTGACCAG GTGTCTGTGTGCGTGCCTATTCTCCGGCTGTGTCGCAACGCCCGGGTCGTGTTCTACTGCCACTTCCCTGATCTGATGCTTTCGAAGCCAGGTGGCTTGCTGAAGCGAATCTACCGTTGGCCAATCAACGCACTCGAGCAGTGGAGCACGGGGTTTGCGGATTCTGTGCTCGTCAACAGCCATTTCACTG GGCGGGTGTTCCGAGAAGTGTTCCCCCGGCTGGCCGACGTGCAGCTGCGCGTCCTCTACCCGGCGGCGAGCCTCTCGGCCGTGGAGCGCCCCCTGGAGGGAACTCTGGCGGAACTGGGCATCGACAAGCCCCAGGGTGCTCTCTTCCTCTCGCTGAATCGTTTCG CGAAGAAGAACCTTGCCTTGGCATTACGCGCTGTCG AGCTGGCCTCGCGCGAGATTCCGGTGCACCTGATCATGGCCGGCGGCTACGACCCCGAGTGCCGCGAGAATGTCGAGCACTGGGACGAGCTCGCGTCCCTCGCCAAGCAGCTGGGCGTGCAGCAGCGGGTCAGCTTCGTGCGGTCGCCCAGCGAGTCGGCGAAGCTGCTCCTGCTGCACGCGTGCCGTGCCGTGGTCTACACGCCGGCCAACGAGCACTTCGGCATCGTGCCCGTCGAGGCCATGTGCATGCGGCGCGCCGTGGTGGCCTGCAACAGCGGCGGACCCACCGAGACTGTGGTGCACGGCGAGACGGGCCTGCTGTGCGACCCGACGCCCGAGGCATTCGCCGCCGCCCTCGTGCGGTTGGCGCGAGACCGCAGCCTGACGCAGGAGATGGGCGAGCGCGGCCGGGAGCGCGCCGAGGAGCTATTCTCTTGGCAGCGTTTCGTGCGCGAGGTGCACGAGGTGGCCTTCGAGGACAGCAAGGACAAGCATCGGTAA